From Candidatus Vondammii sp. HM_W22, one genomic window encodes:
- the recJ gene encoding single-stranded-DNA-specific exonuclease RecJ: MRVEKKILRSSLPDVTNDLSDQLHPVLRRIYALRGLTSSKELDMGLEQMLTPDNLGGTKEAAILLFSAIKEGKKIIIVADFDADGATSCALAIKALRAMGAQQVDYLVPNRFEYGYGLTPEIVEEALKRKPDLLVTVDNGISSIQGVKRAKAAGMQVLITDHHLPGRTLPDADVIVNPNNPGESFSSKNLAGVGVIFYLMVALRKLLRSEAWFKQKGIQEPNLAALLDLVALGTVADVVPLDHNNRILVYQGLQRIRSGHCCEGIKALFERSGRNLQRVVASDLGFAIGPRLNAAGRLDDMSIGIECLLTEDATVAFELARSLDELNRERRQIENEMRQQAVGDIETLIPDGDLPFGLAIFREDWHQGVIGILAARIRERFHRPVIAFAPAEEGMIKGSARSIPGLHIRDALDAIATRYPELLEKFGGHAMAAGLSLRRTDFDAFKDQFDAQVRESIDAEGLNGVILSDGALDCRDLSFQLAELLRSSGPWGQGFPEPLFDGVFRIVSLRVVGERHLKMVLEPEDGGQRVDAIAFNQVENQSGNGNEKLHIAYRLDINEFRGTRKLQLIVEHFEKVLE; this comes from the coding sequence ATTAGAGTTGAAAAGAAGATCCTCCGCTCCTCTCTGCCGGATGTAACCAACGATCTCTCCGATCAGTTGCACCCGGTGTTGCGGCGGATTTATGCACTGCGCGGTCTGACCTCATCCAAAGAGCTGGATATGGGTTTGGAACAGATGCTCACACCCGATAACTTGGGTGGGACAAAAGAAGCAGCCATTCTGCTCTTTAGTGCCATTAAAGAGGGCAAAAAAATCATCATCGTTGCTGATTTCGATGCCGATGGTGCGACCAGCTGTGCTCTCGCAATCAAGGCATTGAGAGCTATGGGTGCTCAACAGGTTGATTATCTCGTACCCAACCGCTTTGAGTATGGCTATGGACTGACACCGGAGATTGTAGAGGAGGCGCTGAAGCGAAAGCCTGATCTTTTGGTGACGGTGGATAACGGTATTTCAAGCATTCAGGGTGTGAAAAGAGCCAAGGCAGCGGGCATGCAGGTGCTGATTACCGATCACCATTTACCGGGCCGCACTCTGCCGGATGCCGATGTCATTGTTAATCCAAATAATCCCGGTGAATCCTTCAGTAGTAAGAATCTGGCCGGTGTCGGTGTGATTTTTTACCTGATGGTCGCATTGAGGAAGCTGTTGCGCAGTGAAGCGTGGTTTAAACAAAAAGGGATTCAGGAACCCAATCTGGCAGCACTTCTGGATTTGGTGGCACTGGGCACTGTGGCCGATGTGGTTCCTTTGGACCACAACAACCGGATTCTGGTCTATCAGGGGTTGCAGCGAATTCGTTCAGGCCACTGTTGTGAAGGTATCAAGGCTCTATTTGAGCGCTCAGGGCGAAATCTGCAACGGGTGGTCGCATCCGATCTGGGCTTTGCCATAGGCCCAAGACTCAATGCGGCCGGTAGATTGGATGATATGTCTATCGGCATCGAGTGTCTGTTGACAGAAGATGCAACGGTGGCGTTTGAGCTGGCCAGGTCACTTGATGAACTGAACCGGGAGCGTCGTCAGATCGAAAATGAAATGCGACAACAGGCCGTTGGAGATATAGAGACGCTTATTCCTGATGGAGACCTGCCTTTTGGACTCGCCATTTTCAGGGAAGATTGGCATCAGGGCGTCATCGGGATTCTGGCGGCTCGAATCCGTGAGCGGTTTCATCGCCCGGTGATTGCCTTTGCACCGGCTGAAGAGGGTATGATCAAAGGGTCTGCGCGCTCAATACCGGGATTGCATATACGGGACGCCCTGGATGCAATCGCGACCCGCTATCCTGAGTTACTGGAAAAATTCGGGGGGCATGCCATGGCAGCGGGGTTGAGCCTTCGAAGGACGGATTTCGATGCTTTCAAGGATCAGTTTGATGCACAGGTCAGAGAAAGCATTGATGCTGAAGGGTTGAATGGCGTTATCCTGTCTGATGGTGCGTTGGATTGCCGGGATTTATCGTTTCAACTGGCTGAACTTTTACGCAGTTCCGGTCCTTGGGGACAAGGCTTTCCTGAACCGCTGTTTGATGGTGTGTTTCGCATCGTCAGCCTGCGAGTCGTCGGCGAGAGGCATCTTAAAATGGTGCTGGAACCGGAAGATGGGGGGCAGCGAGTGGATGCGATCGCGTTTAATCAGGTAGAAAACCAGTCGGGAAATGGCAATGAAAAGCTGCATATCGCCTACCGCCTGGATATCAATGAATTCAGAGGTACACGGAAATTACAACTTATCGTTGAACATTTTGAGAAGGTATTAGAGTGA
- a CDS encoding 4'-phosphopantetheinyl transferase family protein, with product MKPLINPAWRASHAHPALPKKGELHLWLISLELAEDDYLPLLSPDELGRRVCLLSQQEKRRFTLARGSMRAILSTYLGIKPQQLIFSYGEKGKPSLKINSGDLRFNLSHAGNLALLAVTQGLSVGVDLEPITERAQARRIAQRIFEPAIVSSLSQLDNDEYPLHFLAEWTGLESRVKAIGKGVFSSADEVSGVESRNFQPEEGWIASVAMEQALPAAKNWLSFRFPHRKSDHATALPKAETLRI from the coding sequence TTGAAACCATTAATCAATCCGGCGTGGCGTGCATCCCATGCCCACCCGGCCCTGCCCAAAAAAGGCGAACTCCACCTCTGGCTCATCTCACTTGAATTGGCAGAAGATGACTACTTGCCCCTTCTCTCTCCGGATGAGCTGGGGAGGCGTGTATGCCTGCTGTCACAGCAGGAAAAGAGGCGTTTCACGCTGGCCCGCGGATCCATGCGCGCTATCCTCTCAACCTATCTTGGGATAAAACCGCAGCAGCTGATTTTCAGCTATGGAGAGAAAGGAAAACCCTCTCTCAAGATCAATTCAGGTGATCTGCGGTTCAATCTCTCTCATGCTGGCAACCTTGCCCTGTTGGCCGTTACCCAGGGATTATCTGTCGGTGTCGACCTGGAGCCGATCACTGAGCGTGCGCAAGCACGCAGGATTGCCCAACGCATTTTTGAACCTGCAATAGTCAGCAGCCTCTCACAGCTTGATAATGATGAGTACCCGCTCCATTTCTTAGCGGAATGGACCGGTCTGGAGTCACGTGTAAAGGCCATCGGTAAGGGAGTGTTCTCGTCTGCAGACGAAGTCTCTGGCGTTGAGAGCAGAAATTTTCAGCCAGAAGAGGGATGGATAGCATCTGTGGCAATGGAGCAGGCCCTGCCGGCAGCCAAAAACTGGTTAAGTTTTCGTTTTCCGCACAGGAAAAGCGATCATGCAACTGCACTCCCAAAAGCTGAAACATTACGAATTTAG
- the cysZ gene encoding sulfate transporter CysZ, whose amino-acid sequence MNNNPLLGFNYLLKGFRMLQQPGLKRHILVPLLINIIVFSLVGWAGYSYFDAFLNSLLPESSMFSFLRWILWPLFALAGVLITFYTFTAIANLIAAPFNSLLSAKVEQMVTGKMPPENQQGLSKIILPTILSELRKLSYFLIRALPLLLLFIIPVVNIAAPFLWLLFSAWFLALEYGDYPMGNHGLRFSEQHNRMKQVRFTAMGFGGGVTLLLLIPLLNFAAMPAAVVGATLFWCEKRESLEAPEFS is encoded by the coding sequence ATGAACAACAACCCATTACTCGGTTTCAACTATTTGCTTAAAGGCTTCCGCATGCTACAGCAGCCGGGGCTTAAACGTCACATCCTGGTTCCCCTGTTGATCAATATCATCGTTTTTTCCCTGGTTGGCTGGGCAGGTTACAGCTACTTTGACGCTTTTCTGAACAGTCTATTGCCGGAGTCGAGTATGTTCAGTTTTCTCCGCTGGATACTCTGGCCGCTGTTTGCATTAGCGGGAGTGCTCATCACCTTTTATACCTTTACGGCCATAGCCAACCTGATTGCAGCTCCATTCAACAGCCTGCTATCAGCAAAAGTCGAGCAGATGGTCACGGGGAAAATGCCACCGGAGAACCAGCAGGGTCTTAGCAAAATTATCCTGCCAACTATCCTTTCAGAGTTAAGAAAACTGAGCTATTTTCTAATCCGCGCATTGCCACTACTGCTGCTCTTTATCATTCCTGTCGTCAATATTGCAGCCCCTTTCTTATGGCTGTTATTCAGTGCCTGGTTCCTGGCACTGGAGTATGGCGATTACCCCATGGGAAACCATGGACTGAGATTTTCAGAACAGCATAACCGCATGAAACAGGTACGTTTTACTGCGATGGGGTTCGGTGGAGGAGTCACACTGCTGCTGCTGATTCCACTGCTCAACTTCGCCGCCATGCCTGCTGCGGTGGTGGGTGCCACGCTCTTCTGGTGTGAGAAACGTGAGAGTCTGGAGGCTCCTGAATTCAGTTAA